In the Dehalococcoidia bacterium genome, one interval contains:
- a CDS encoding methytransferase partner Trm112: MKKEILDILACPICKGPLELTVDKEDEREVINGSLHCAKCSQHYTVKDSIPNLLPPGAEELGRL, encoded by the coding sequence ATGAAAAAAGAGATTCTGGACATACTGGCCTGCCCGATATGCAAGGGTCCACTTGAACTCACGGTGGATAAAGAGGACGAAAGGGAAGTGATCAATGGCTCTCTACACTGTGCGAAATGCTCTCAGCACTATACCGTCAAAGATTCGATCCCTAATCTGCTCCCTCCGGGCGCTGAAGAACTTGGGAGGCTCTGA
- the queD gene encoding 6-carboxytetrahydropterin synthase QueD, whose protein sequence is MYRISVRQHFDAAHHLRNYRGKCEQMHGHRFLVVVTVEGLELNELGMVFDFSELKKHLQSIVDRFDHVCLNDIAPFDQVNPSAENIALVIYQELSPRLKAERISITSVEVWESPDSCATYIP, encoded by the coding sequence TTTGATGCCGCGCATCATCTAAGGAACTATCGAGGCAAGTGCGAGCAGATGCACGGCCATCGTTTTCTGGTGGTGGTCACTGTAGAGGGACTGGAACTCAATGAATTGGGGATGGTCTTCGATTTCTCGGAACTGAAGAAACATCTGCAATCGATCGTGGATCGATTTGACCACGTTTGCCTGAATGATATTGCGCCTTTTGATCAGGTCAACCCTTCGGCGGAGAATATCGCGCTGGTGATCTATCAGGAACTTTCTCCTCGATTGAAGGCTGAGCGGATTTCAATCACCAGTGTTGAGGTTTGGGAGTCGCCGGATTCCTGTGCCACTTATATTCCCTAG